From Sphingomonas bisphenolicum, one genomic window encodes:
- the htpG gene encoding molecular chaperone HtpG: MTADTVSAPETRAFEADVSKLLHMMVHSVYSDKDVFLRELISNAADACEKLRYEAISNPALFGDDPQPRITLNLDKEAGTIVVEDNGIGMTAADMGETLGTIARSGTKAFMDKLVAEKDGEGQQLIGQFGVGFYSAFMVAGRVDVVSRRAGTDKAASWSSDGQGTYTIAPVDVADAPARGTRVTLHLLDDAKTYAERYTVERIVKAQSGHVPVPIFVKEQGSEEEEHQVADGAALWTKLKSEISEEDYADFYRSVAGQFDKPALTLHYRTEGRHEYSVLTFIPETKPFDLFDPDRKGRIKLYVRRVFITDEAEILPRYLRFVRGLVDSADLPLNMSREMIQDSPVLSAIQKGVSNRVLSELDKLAGSEPERYAAIWENFGAVLKEGLYEDFERRDQLLGLARFKSTTSNGGWRSLKDYAASLKENQTAIYYATGTDLERIAQSPQLEGFKARGIEVLLLPDQVDSFWTTIGVDYEGKPFKSVTQGATDLSLIPLTEGGAASEAHATEEVSDFIAFAKRVLADQVSDVRVSDRLTTSAVCIVASENAMDLQLEKMLASAGRAPERVKPVLEVNAGHALIAKLGEASGSEEDRSDLAFLLLDEARIAEGEPPADPRAFAERLERLMARALV, encoded by the coding sequence ATGACAGCCGACACCGTGAGCGCCCCTGAAACGCGTGCCTTCGAGGCCGATGTTTCCAAGCTCCTGCACATGATGGTGCACTCGGTCTATTCGGATAAGGATGTGTTCCTGCGCGAGCTCATCTCCAACGCGGCCGACGCGTGCGAGAAGCTGCGCTACGAGGCGATTTCGAATCCGGCCCTCTTCGGCGATGATCCGCAGCCGCGGATCACGCTGAACCTCGACAAGGAGGCCGGCACCATCGTTGTCGAGGATAATGGCATCGGCATGACCGCGGCTGACATGGGTGAGACGCTCGGCACCATTGCGCGCTCGGGGACCAAGGCGTTCATGGACAAGTTGGTGGCCGAAAAGGACGGAGAGGGCCAGCAGCTGATCGGCCAGTTCGGTGTCGGCTTTTACTCGGCCTTCATGGTCGCGGGTCGGGTCGATGTGGTTTCACGGCGCGCTGGTACGGATAAGGCGGCAAGCTGGTCGTCCGACGGTCAGGGCACCTACACGATCGCGCCGGTCGATGTAGCGGATGCGCCGGCGCGGGGCACGCGCGTGACACTCCATCTGCTCGACGACGCCAAGACCTATGCCGAGCGCTACACAGTGGAGCGGATCGTGAAAGCGCAGTCGGGCCATGTGCCGGTACCCATCTTCGTCAAGGAGCAGGGCAGCGAGGAGGAAGAGCACCAGGTCGCCGATGGCGCCGCGCTCTGGACCAAATTAAAGTCGGAGATCAGCGAAGAGGATTATGCCGACTTCTACCGCAGCGTCGCCGGCCAGTTCGATAAGCCCGCGCTGACCCTCCATTATCGTACGGAGGGCCGCCACGAATATTCGGTGCTGACCTTCATTCCCGAGACCAAGCCGTTCGACCTGTTCGATCCCGATCGCAAGGGTCGGATCAAGCTCTATGTCCGCCGCGTGTTCATCACCGACGAGGCCGAGATCCTGCCGCGTTACCTGCGCTTCGTGCGCGGTCTCGTCGATTCTGCCGACCTGCCGCTCAACATGTCGCGCGAGATGATCCAGGACAGCCCTGTGCTGTCCGCCATCCAGAAGGGTGTGAGCAACCGGGTCCTGTCCGAGTTGGATAAGCTCGCGGGCAGCGAGCCTGAGCGGTACGCCGCGATCTGGGAGAATTTCGGGGCCGTCCTCAAGGAGGGTCTCTACGAGGATTTCGAACGGCGCGACCAGCTGCTCGGCCTTGCCCGGTTCAAGAGCACGACGTCGAACGGCGGGTGGCGATCGCTCAAGGACTATGCAGCCTCGCTCAAGGAAAACCAGACCGCGATCTACTATGCCACCGGCACGGACCTCGAGCGGATCGCGCAGTCGCCGCAGCTCGAAGGGTTCAAGGCTCGCGGTATCGAGGTGCTGTTGCTCCCTGACCAGGTCGACAGTTTCTGGACGACCATCGGCGTCGACTATGAGGGCAAGCCTTTCAAATCCGTGACCCAGGGCGCGACCGACCTCAGCCTCATTCCGCTCACGGAGGGCGGGGCTGCCTCGGAGGCCCATGCCACCGAGGAAGTCAGCGACTTCATTGCCTTTGCCAAGCGAGTCCTGGCGGACCAGGTCTCGGACGTTCGCGTGTCCGATCGGCTGACGACCAGCGCAGTCTGCATCGTCGCGTCCGAGAACGCGATGGATCTACAGCTGGAGAAGATGTTGGCGTCGGCCGGACGCGCGCCCGAGCGGGTCAAGCCCGTGCTGGAGGTGAATGCGGGCCATGCGCTGATCGCGAAACTGGGCGAAGCCAGCGGGAGTGAAGAAGACCGTAGCGACCTGGCGTTCTTGCTGCTCGACGAGGCGCGGATCGCAGAGGGAGAGCCGCCGGCTGATCCACGCGCCTTTGCCGAGCGCCTTGAGCGCCTGATGGCGAGGGCGCTCGTCTGA
- a CDS encoding YbhB/YbcL family Raf kinase inhibitor-like protein: MSTTIFKPAKVPATPERIASIKAPPGFTVTAFATGLKNARVLVVSAVGTVYLTRRDQGDVLMLKDADGDGRADGMPVTVANRAGMHGIAIHGTKMYLVTVKELFVADIMGDGTLGPLTMLAGDLPDAGQHANRTIAWGPDDMLYLSVGSTCNVCNESNPENATILRISPDGKSRTIFASGLRNTIGFDWDPRSGELWGLDNGIDFLGDEDQPEELNRIEAGRAYGWPHAYADGKIYPQSTPVGEITKEEWKAQSVPMVLGYDAHAAPMQMLFYKGASFPSDYNGDAFATMRGSWNREQPSGYNIVRIRFNRGTATAIEPFVTGFLTDGGQTHIARPMGLAVAKDGSLLMADDANGVIYRIAYGKGRKNAVTTMAPASAMVRQTGKGTDVPLALARPETSARGVIGITSATIQPNGAIPMKHSDYADGASPALRWNAVPGAQSYALIVEDPDAKPASPFVHWVAWNVPASVTALPEGVQEQPRLTEPDGLLQGRTTRGSTGYYGPRPPVGDPPHHYHFQILALDRMLTVPAGADRDAVLAQAKGHVIAKGELIGTYAQTVAPPK; encoded by the coding sequence ATGTCGACGACCATCTTCAAACCCGCCAAGGTGCCGGCGACGCCCGAACGCATCGCGTCCATCAAGGCGCCCCCGGGCTTTACGGTAACCGCCTTTGCCACCGGCCTCAAAAACGCCCGTGTCCTCGTCGTTTCGGCCGTTGGGACGGTCTATCTGACGCGTCGCGATCAGGGCGATGTGCTGATGCTGAAGGACGCCGATGGTGACGGTCGGGCGGACGGCATGCCCGTGACCGTCGCCAATCGGGCAGGTATGCACGGTATCGCGATCCATGGCACGAAAATGTACCTGGTGACGGTCAAGGAGCTCTTCGTCGCCGATATCATGGGCGACGGCACACTCGGGCCGCTGACGATGCTCGCCGGCGATCTTCCCGACGCGGGGCAGCATGCAAACCGTACGATCGCTTGGGGCCCGGACGACATGCTGTATCTCAGCGTCGGTTCGACTTGCAACGTCTGCAACGAAAGCAATCCCGAGAATGCGACGATCCTGCGTATATCGCCCGACGGCAAGAGCCGGACGATCTTCGCAAGCGGCCTGCGCAACACGATCGGTTTCGACTGGGACCCCAGGTCGGGTGAGCTGTGGGGCCTCGACAACGGCATCGATTTTCTGGGCGACGAGGATCAGCCCGAGGAGTTGAACCGCATTGAGGCCGGCAGGGCCTATGGCTGGCCCCATGCCTATGCCGATGGAAAAATCTATCCCCAGTCGACGCCGGTGGGCGAGATCACCAAGGAGGAGTGGAAAGCGCAAAGCGTTCCGATGGTGCTGGGCTACGATGCTCATGCAGCGCCGATGCAGATGCTTTTCTACAAGGGCGCCTCCTTCCCGTCGGACTATAATGGCGACGCTTTCGCGACGATGCGCGGTTCGTGGAACCGGGAACAGCCATCGGGTTACAATATCGTTCGCATCCGCTTCAATCGCGGCACGGCGACGGCAATCGAGCCGTTCGTGACCGGCTTCCTGACCGATGGCGGGCAGACGCATATCGCCAGGCCCATGGGCCTTGCGGTCGCGAAGGACGGCTCGCTGCTGATGGCGGACGACGCCAATGGGGTGATCTACCGCATCGCTTATGGAAAAGGCCGGAAGAATGCGGTGACGACGATGGCGCCGGCGAGTGCGATGGTTCGCCAGACGGGCAAGGGAACCGATGTGCCGCTGGCCCTCGCGCGACCCGAAACATCGGCGCGGGGAGTAATCGGTATCACATCGGCGACGATCCAGCCTAATGGTGCGATCCCGATGAAGCATAGCGACTATGCCGACGGCGCGTCTCCCGCGCTACGATGGAACGCCGTGCCCGGCGCGCAAAGCTATGCACTTATCGTGGAAGACCCCGATGCCAAGCCCGCGTCGCCCTTCGTCCACTGGGTCGCCTGGAATGTACCGGCCTCCGTCACGGCGCTGCCGGAGGGCGTGCAGGAACAGCCCCGGCTGACCGAGCCGGACGGCTTGCTGCAGGGGCGAACCACGCGCGGGTCGACCGGCTATTATGGGCCGCGTCCGCCGGTCGGCGATCCGCCGCACCATTATCATTTTCAGATCCTGGCGCTTGATCGGATGCTGACGGTGCCGGCGGGCGCGGATCGCGACGCGGTGCTGGCGCAGGCGAAAGGCCATGTGATCGCCAAGGGCGAACTCATCGGAACCTATGCCCAGACAGTGGCACCACCCAAATGA
- a CDS encoding SPOR domain-containing protein: MKRTTFGKAALSSLLVATTMVGCTGAAFRPSASAVQQKGNPGKLAIAAEKALADRNAAKAVEAAEAAVQLAPQNAAYRQILGRAYVLAGRFASAETALNDAMTLGNSDASTIVSLALVQVAQGRPDAARSLLVANAGTVPAGDYGLAMAMAGDSAEGVRILSEAIHDPSATARTRQNLAYAYALAGRWKDARMIVGMDLEPLAANKRISDWAQIAEPSLAPMRVAALMGVTINGGDAGQPVALALAPAAASVEMAQAVPEVAPLPESQPEAPVQMAQAAPAPQPVVEAAPVIRAERAPVRVAARDFIVEDRNAKPVQAKSRTAKAPPVVAARMQQAAFIKPVANGASNWVVQLGAYDNAAIAKEKWMTMAGRSSTLAAFPVLTSQATVKGKAYHRLAISGFGSRADAMTACRTIRAQSGQCFVREGAPGATPQRWAVATKGRQYASR, translated from the coding sequence ATGAAACGCACGACATTCGGAAAGGCGGCGCTGTCTTCCCTGCTCGTCGCCACGACCATGGTCGGCTGCACCGGCGCGGCTTTTCGCCCGTCGGCTTCGGCCGTCCAGCAGAAGGGCAATCCGGGCAAGCTCGCCATCGCCGCCGAAAAGGCGCTGGCCGATCGCAACGCCGCCAAGGCGGTGGAAGCCGCTGAAGCCGCGGTGCAGCTTGCCCCGCAGAACGCCGCCTATCGCCAAATTTTGGGCCGTGCCTATGTGCTGGCCGGACGCTTCGCATCGGCCGAAACGGCACTGAACGACGCCATGACGCTGGGTAATAGCGATGCCAGCACGATCGTCAGCCTGGCGCTGGTGCAGGTGGCGCAGGGTCGCCCCGACGCCGCGCGCAGCTTGCTGGTCGCCAATGCCGGCACGGTTCCAGCGGGCGACTATGGCCTGGCGATGGCGATGGCGGGGGATTCGGCCGAAGGCGTCCGCATCTTGTCCGAAGCCATTCACGATCCGTCGGCGACCGCGCGCACGCGCCAGAACCTGGCCTATGCCTATGCGCTGGCCGGCCGGTGGAAGGATGCGCGCATGATCGTGGGCATGGACCTGGAGCCGCTGGCCGCGAACAAACGTATTTCCGACTGGGCGCAGATCGCCGAGCCGTCCCTGGCGCCGATGCGCGTCGCCGCGCTGATGGGCGTGACCATCAACGGGGGCGATGCCGGGCAGCCGGTCGCGCTGGCGCTGGCGCCTGCCGCCGCGTCGGTCGAAATGGCGCAGGCCGTGCCTGAAGTCGCGCCCTTGCCCGAGAGTCAGCCCGAAGCGCCGGTGCAGATGGCGCAAGCCGCCCCCGCGCCGCAGCCGGTGGTCGAGGCCGCGCCCGTCATCAGGGCCGAACGCGCGCCGGTGCGCGTCGCCGCCCGCGATTTCATCGTCGAGGATCGCAACGCCAAGCCGGTTCAGGCCAAGAGCCGCACCGCCAAGGCGCCGCCGGTCGTCGCCGCGCGGATGCAGCAGGCCGCCTTCATCAAGCCGGTCGCCAATGGCGCCAGCAACTGGGTGGTGCAATTGGGCGCCTATGACAATGCGGCGATCGCCAAGGAAAAATGGATGACCATGGCCGGGCGCAGCAGCACGCTGGCCGCTTTCCCGGTCCTCACCAGCCAGGCGACCGTCAAGGGCAAGGCCTATCACCGCCTCGCCATCAGCGGCTTTGGCAGCCGGGCAGACGCCATGACGGCGTGTCGCACGATCCGCGCCCAGAGCGGCCAGTGCTTCGTGCGCGAAGGCGCGCCGGGCGCGACGCCGCAGCGCTGGGCCGTCGCCACCAAGGGCCGCCAATACGCATCGCGCTGA
- a CDS encoding secondary thiamine-phosphate synthase enzyme YjbQ codes for MRQETTILSIDTPGQGLHEVTDPILRWVQEGGIAEGLLTIFCQHTSASLLIQENAAPAARRDLEAYFARIAPEDPVRYDHDDEGPDDMPAHLRAALTQVQLSVPVIDGALSLGTWQGIYLFKHRRTAHARRLALHLMGE; via the coding sequence GTGCGGCAAGAGACGACGATCCTTTCAATCGATACGCCGGGCCAGGGGCTGCACGAGGTGACCGATCCGATCCTGCGGTGGGTCCAGGAAGGCGGGATCGCAGAAGGTCTGCTGACGATCTTCTGCCAGCACACGTCCGCATCGCTGCTCATCCAGGAAAATGCCGCGCCGGCCGCGCGCCGCGACCTGGAGGCCTATTTCGCGCGGATCGCGCCCGAGGATCCGGTGCGTTACGACCATGACGACGAGGGACCCGACGACATGCCCGCCCATCTGCGCGCGGCGCTCACGCAGGTGCAGCTTTCCGTCCCAGTGATCGACGGCGCGCTGAGCTTGGGAACATGGCAGGGCATCTACCTGTTCAAACATAGGCGCACGGCGCACGCCCGACGGCTTGCCCTCCATCTCATGGGCGAATGA
- a CDS encoding DUF488 domain-containing protein, giving the protein MQIFTIGYEGATQAELIAALKEAGVTLLADIRAVPLSRRPGFSKNILAAGLSDAGIDYIGLKALGTPPEGREAARKGNHARLAEVYFGQLDLPEAIVQGAQLVEMAQERPTALLCFEREPAGCHRSLLIDAILPDADRIDLYPASKRTA; this is encoded by the coding sequence ATGCAGATCTTCACAATCGGATATGAGGGCGCGACCCAGGCCGAGCTTATCGCGGCCCTGAAGGAGGCGGGCGTCACGTTGCTGGCAGATATTCGCGCCGTTCCGCTGTCGCGTAGGCCCGGCTTCTCCAAGAATATCCTCGCGGCGGGGCTCAGTGACGCGGGTATCGACTATATCGGGCTCAAGGCGCTGGGCACGCCGCCCGAAGGCCGGGAGGCCGCGCGCAAGGGCAATCATGCGCGCCTGGCGGAAGTCTATTTCGGCCAGCTCGACCTGCCTGAAGCGATCGTTCAGGGCGCGCAATTGGTCGAAATGGCGCAAGAGAGGCCAACCGCCCTCCTCTGCTTCGAACGCGAGCCAGCCGGTTGCCATCGATCGCTGCTGATCGACGCGATCCTGCCGGATGCCGATCGCATCGATCTTTATCCTGCGAGTAAGCGGACCGCCTAA
- a CDS encoding metallophosphoesterase, whose product MSSGSVFAPEFPRGIVILFNWASGAILFLALLQLLLDVTILAMWMLPGEAPAVPNAVRYAMAAAASLLAAIGVLNAVRVPPLKDVDLHIRGLPSEFEGYTIVQLTDLHISRLFPKAWTQKVVERVNALDVDLIVVTGDVIDGSLAMRRADVAPLGALSAKDGVYMSPGNHEYFLGYREWMQHFSDLGMRILANAHAILERGGARLMLAGVTDASAPATGQPKPDLAAALAEGPPGVPILLLDHQPRSARRAAARGVAAQLSGHTHGGMMPNLDRLVARGNAGFVSGSYVVDGMTLYVNNGTGIWPGFALRLRRPSELTRLTLRRAP is encoded by the coding sequence TTGTCGTCGGGTTCGGTGTTCGCGCCCGAATTCCCGCGCGGCATCGTCATTCTCTTCAACTGGGCCAGCGGCGCCATCCTGTTCCTCGCGCTGCTCCAGCTGCTGCTCGATGTGACGATTTTAGCCATGTGGATGCTACCGGGCGAGGCGCCTGCGGTGCCGAACGCCGTCCGCTATGCGATGGCAGCGGCCGCCAGCCTTCTGGCCGCGATCGGCGTTCTCAATGCCGTGCGCGTTCCGCCGCTCAAGGATGTCGATCTTCATATCCGCGGCCTGCCATCGGAGTTCGAAGGCTACACCATCGTCCAGCTTACCGATCTCCACATCAGCCGCCTGTTTCCCAAAGCATGGACACAAAAGGTCGTCGAACGCGTCAATGCGCTGGACGTCGATCTCATTGTCGTGACGGGCGACGTGATCGACGGTTCGCTGGCGATGCGCCGCGCGGATGTGGCGCCTTTGGGCGCACTGAGCGCCAAGGACGGTGTCTATATGAGCCCTGGGAACCATGAATATTTTCTAGGCTATCGCGAATGGATGCAGCATTTTTCCGACCTGGGCATGCGCATCCTCGCCAACGCCCACGCGATCCTGGAACGGGGTGGCGCGCGCCTCATGCTCGCCGGCGTCACCGACGCGTCAGCGCCCGCGACGGGGCAGCCCAAGCCGGACCTTGCCGCCGCGCTTGCGGAAGGCCCGCCCGGCGTCCCCATTCTCTTACTTGACCACCAGCCGCGCAGTGCCCGCCGTGCCGCTGCGCGCGGCGTCGCGGCACAACTGTCGGGGCATACGCATGGCGGGATGATGCCCAACCTCGACCGGCTGGTGGCACGCGGAAATGCTGGGTTCGTGTCGGGTTCCTACGTTGTCGATGGCATGACGCTCTATGTCAACAACGGTACCGGCATCTGGCCCGGTTTCGCCCTGCGCCTTCGTCGCCCGTCCGAGTTGACGCGCCTGACGCTTCGCCGCGCGCCATGA
- a CDS encoding GNAT family N-acetyltransferase, which yields MMADTGDVRNNEAEGRYELAVDGQLAIAAYDRREGALVFTHTQVPEALKGQGVGSRLVKAALADARAQNLKVVPLCEFVAAYIERRPQEQDLLALDAPG from the coding sequence ATGATGGCCGACACGGGCGATGTACGGAATAACGAGGCGGAGGGACGCTATGAGCTGGCGGTCGACGGACAATTGGCGATCGCGGCCTATGACCGGCGCGAAGGTGCGCTGGTCTTCACCCATACGCAGGTGCCCGAAGCGCTCAAGGGGCAGGGCGTCGGCAGTCGCCTGGTCAAGGCCGCCCTCGCCGACGCCCGCGCGCAAAACCTCAAAGTCGTGCCGCTGTGCGAATTTGTCGCGGCCTATATCGAGCGTCGTCCTCAAGAGCAGGATCTGCTGGCGCTCGACGCGCCCGGATGA
- a CDS encoding SPOR domain-containing protein: protein MKHIWGTAALVAMLGIALPALADVKAGVDAWQQGDYAKAVAEWRPLAQSGDPDAQFNLGQAYKLGRGVQPDLNAAIDWYRKAAVQGHLRAEDNLGLLMFQQGDRTGAMPYLQRASMRGEPRAQYIVGTALFNGDTLGKDWVRAYALMTRASASGLPQAATSLEQMDKYIPEDQRKQGLALAASLDKGDKSVMLAQAAPPPPRSGPSAVRTTQLPPSTPSQPAPKPAPAPPRPAPQVVVTKPKPAPEPARPAAMAAAPAASGGWRVQLGAFGEEARARTLWSQLSRKVSGLSAYQPYLVKAGAVTRLQAGPLASNNDAARLCGAIKAAGADCMPKKM from the coding sequence ATGAAACATATCTGGGGAACCGCGGCGCTGGTCGCGATGCTGGGCATTGCGTTGCCCGCGTTGGCGGATGTGAAGGCCGGCGTGGACGCCTGGCAGCAGGGCGATTATGCGAAGGCGGTCGCCGAATGGCGGCCGCTGGCGCAATCGGGCGACCCCGATGCACAGTTTAATCTGGGTCAGGCCTACAAGCTGGGCCGCGGGGTCCAGCCCGACCTCAACGCCGCCATAGACTGGTATCGCAAGGCGGCGGTGCAGGGACATTTGCGCGCAGAGGATAATCTGGGCCTGCTGATGTTCCAGCAAGGCGACCGCACCGGCGCCATGCCCTATCTGCAGCGCGCGTCGATGCGCGGCGAACCGCGGGCGCAATATATCGTCGGCACCGCCCTGTTCAACGGCGACACGCTCGGCAAGGATTGGGTCCGCGCCTATGCGCTGATGACCCGCGCCTCCGCGTCGGGCCTGCCGCAGGCCGCGACCAGCCTGGAGCAGATGGACAAATATATCCCCGAAGATCAACGCAAGCAGGGTCTGGCCCTCGCCGCCAGCCTGGACAAGGGCGACAAGAGCGTCATGCTGGCGCAAGCGGCTCCGCCGCCGCCGCGCAGCGGCCCATCGGCCGTCCGCACCACCCAATTGCCGCCCTCCACGCCCAGCCAACCCGCCCCCAAACCCGCGCCGGCGCCGCCCCGGCCCGCACCGCAGGTCGTTGTCACCAAGCCAAAGCCAGCGCCGGAACCCGCGCGTCCTGCTGCCATGGCCGCTGCCCCCGCCGCTTCGGGCGGCTGGCGCGTACAGCTCGGCGCGTTCGGCGAAGAAGCGCGCGCCCGCACGCTCTGGAGCCAGCTCAGCCGCAAGGTCAGCGGCCTGTCTGCCTATCAGCCCTATCTGGTGAAGGCCGGCGCGGTCACGCGGCTCCAGGCCGGGCCGCTCGCCAGTAACAACGACGCCGCGCGCCTCTGCGGCGCGATCAAGGCCGCCGGCGCGGACTGCATGCCCAAGAAGATGTGA
- a CDS encoding GFA family protein, producing MTTDRLERSGGCACGALRFVASGTAVRVGLCHCLTCQKAHGAPYLAFAVFPRGAVDLSGAHAGWESSAGYHRLYCPACGSRFANLAGDEIELPVASFHDASGLDPQYENWTIRRLSWVAPLAVPQFTRDRDS from the coding sequence ATGACAACCGATCGTCTGGAACGGTCCGGCGGATGCGCGTGCGGCGCGCTGCGCTTCGTTGCGAGCGGCACGGCCGTGCGCGTCGGCCTGTGTCATTGCCTTACCTGTCAGAAGGCGCATGGCGCGCCCTATCTCGCCTTCGCCGTCTTTCCGCGCGGGGCGGTCGACCTGTCGGGCGCGCATGCCGGATGGGAGAGCAGCGCCGGTTATCACAGGCTATATTGTCCGGCGTGCGGATCGCGCTTTGCCAACCTGGCAGGCGACGAGATCGAGCTTCCGGTCGCGAGCTTCCACGATGCGTCAGGGCTCGACCCGCAATATGAGAATTGGACCATCCGGCGGCTATCCTGGGTCGCACCTCTTGCGGTTCCCCAATTTACGCGCGATCGGGATAGCTGA
- a CDS encoding MFS transporter: protein MPWVINSYLLPLSALLLLGGAAGDHFGRKRALILGIILFALASVGCAFAPDLPSLFLARAAQGVGAAILMPNSLGILGSSFEGEARGRAVGTWAAAGAIASAVGPPLGGWLVDSVGWRAIFYLNIPVATAAIIVAWHYVGESAKGQGRLDWMGALLATAALGMLTWALTLWSSRHAASFDTWAGLGGGIMLLILFLIVEHRLGDRAMMPLALFASRPFVGLTLLTLLLYGALGGLLVLLPYLLIVGGQYSPTQAGLALLPFSIVIGTVSRLAERIGPRWPLSIGPIVTGAGFALMVRADPNASYWTSILPGMAVVALGMAGAVAPLTTAVLSSVDDRHTGTASGFNSATARTGGLVATAIAGAVIAVPRADLTGAFQAAAIVAAVLAVAAGVIAFLTLAKSS, encoded by the coding sequence CTGCCTTGGGTCATTAACAGCTATCTGCTGCCGCTGTCCGCTCTTCTGCTTCTCGGTGGGGCTGCCGGCGATCATTTCGGGCGCAAGCGCGCGCTGATCCTCGGCATCATTCTGTTCGCGCTCGCCTCGGTCGGCTGCGCCTTCGCGCCGGACCTGCCGTCCCTGTTCCTCGCACGGGCCGCGCAGGGCGTCGGCGCGGCAATCCTGATGCCCAACAGCCTTGGGATATTGGGCAGTTCGTTCGAGGGAGAAGCCCGCGGGCGTGCGGTCGGCACCTGGGCCGCGGCGGGCGCCATCGCCAGTGCTGTCGGGCCGCCGCTTGGCGGCTGGCTGGTCGACAGTGTCGGCTGGCGCGCGATCTTCTATCTCAACATTCCCGTCGCTACGGCCGCGATCATCGTGGCGTGGCACTATGTGGGAGAGAGCGCAAAGGGACAAGGACGGCTCGACTGGATGGGCGCACTGCTTGCGACGGCCGCGCTCGGTATGCTGACTTGGGCGCTGACGCTGTGGTCGAGCCGTCATGCCGCATCGTTTGACACATGGGCCGGTCTTGGCGGCGGCATCATGCTGCTCATTCTGTTCCTGATCGTCGAGCACCGGCTCGGCGACCGCGCGATGATGCCGCTTGCGCTGTTCGCCTCGCGTCCCTTTGTCGGGCTGACGCTTCTCACGCTGTTGCTCTACGGCGCTCTAGGCGGACTGCTGGTACTGCTGCCTTATCTGCTGATCGTCGGGGGCCAGTACAGCCCGACCCAGGCGGGGCTCGCGCTCCTGCCTTTCTCGATCGTCATCGGAACGGTATCACGCCTTGCCGAACGGATCGGACCGCGCTGGCCGCTGTCGATCGGGCCGATAGTCACCGGCGCAGGGTTCGCACTCATGGTCCGCGCCGATCCGAATGCGAGTTATTGGACCAGCATTCTGCCAGGCATGGCCGTGGTCGCGCTCGGCATGGCGGGCGCGGTCGCGCCGCTAACGACCGCTGTGCTGTCCTCGGTGGATGATCGGCACACAGGTACGGCTTCGGGCTTCAACAGCGCGACAGCGCGGACCGGCGGGCTGGTGGCGACAGCAATCGCCGGCGCAGTGATCGCGGTGCCTCGCGCCGACCTGACCGGTGCGTTTCAGGCGGCGGCGATCGTCGCGGCCGTTCTGGCCGTCGCCGCCGGCGTGATCGCGTTCCTTACGCTGGCAAAATCCAGCTAA
- a CDS encoding ParA family protein produces MRILAMASQKGGSGKTTLSGHLAVQAQRAGAGPVVLIDIDPQGSLADWWNEREAEFPAFAQTTVARLAADLEILRQQGFKLAVIDTPPAITMAIQSVISVAELIVVPTRPSPHDLRAVGATVDLCERAGKPLIFVVNAATPKARITSEAAVALSQHGTVAPVTLHHRTDFAASMIDGRTVMEVDPKGRSAAEVEALWSYVSDRLEKNFRRTVFSVPQGTVGTIASRPSSGGFGRRVIGQ; encoded by the coding sequence GTGCGGATTTTGGCAATGGCGTCGCAAAAGGGCGGATCGGGCAAGACGACCTTGTCGGGCCATCTGGCCGTGCAGGCGCAGCGTGCCGGCGCCGGCCCGGTCGTGCTCATCGATATCGATCCGCAGGGTTCGCTGGCCGACTGGTGGAACGAGCGCGAGGCGGAGTTTCCGGCCTTTGCCCAAACCACGGTCGCGCGCCTCGCCGCCGACCTCGAGATATTGCGCCAGCAGGGTTTCAAACTGGCCGTCATCGATACGCCGCCTGCCATCACCATGGCGATCCAGAGCGTCATTTCGGTCGCCGAACTGATCGTCGTGCCTACCCGGCCAAGCCCGCACGACCTGCGCGCCGTGGGCGCCACCGTCGACCTTTGCGAACGCGCTGGCAAGCCGCTGATCTTCGTGGTGAACGCCGCCACACCCAAGGCGCGCATTACCTCGGAAGCCGCCGTGGCCCTGTCGCAGCATGGCACGGTCGCACCGGTGACGCTGCATCACCGTACCGATTTCGCCGCCTCGATGATCGACGGCCGCACCGTGATGGAGGTCGACCCCAAGGGTCGGTCCGCCGCCGAGGTGGAGGCGCTCTGGTCCTATGTGTCGGACCGGCTGGAGAAGAATTTCCGCCGCACCGTCTTTTCCGTGCCGCAGGGCACAGTCGGCACGATCGCCAGCCGTCCATCGAGCGGGGGCTTCGGCCGCCGCGTGATCGGCCAGTAA